One Dictyostelium discoideum AX4 chromosome 3 chromosome, whole genome shotgun sequence genomic region harbors:
- the colC gene encoding Cna B-type domain-containing protein: MKILYSLLLISSIILNTVLNISSQVYDQRILALKGKCYLDSNKNALYDEGEPGFGNVEISLGNATDYKGNKYPIRYSSADGTFIYDGLTQRTTYEFTFTNPKDYYFETYEKTLACPPGVPCIRPTVSADNLAADLLVANTFAYNIPLIKQVGVSSGSSILTVRISVDLGYVEQTQPPTQPPTQPPTQPPTPPPFTGSAVAGLLFTDINGNGIFDGRDVWTSNVSVGLYNFNDKTRALDVNGNVISSITTDANGRYAFENVANGVYCLWMEGTKYFNPGCVGRIEINSATMPKSVASDGVQSPTILRAGSFSLFLTGNSGYGGYAYNDIDLNGYLSSRDQGIAGIIVKIYLPVYNFLFGTVTTDSNGRWSFSGLQPGFPVRIEFVIPNDFTSTGANLVNFVTVGQSIDLSIGLIPKSLTGVNAGPSNPKSFVTTCFVKGSYNGKYKDEPTVVEINKDAQGKAYAQQSADYMKVLASHKDTGSVHGVAFNPDNGDKFVSSYHKTNSDFGPSGSCAIYKLSSGIITTHVNFNDVFGKSYCGGYAHYFDFREISTAGPLVGKASLGQMTYYNKKLYVTNLGKNEILVVPIYQNPNATNVERIPVANPGCSSGDDWHIFPVTVFQGELFTGGVCSGEKGSRLSTYILKYNPNSKSFSTVLFYTLGYARGCRYLDSFGSCVSSVWQKWSNNDSPQALLSTIIFDVSGHLIMAYKDRSGDISAVVSAPELLIACLGTDGLFYLESGGKCGSLVGAGVDQKSLTGLRYGPGNGNFFDNHKTGLHDYTNAFGATKGGRDIIVTTGFDYYEAFEGSIRWYNATSGKQLKGYSLYITSSNGRTPSPTFGKQNGLGDITSVYDSSLPQYRVGRVWLDINGNGIQDAGEPGISGITVFLIYGQQSTPTSQTVSDSNGYFKFEVDFSSNYYCVIPVAFFQAGSSITMRNADPTHPNTNSDAFLSTVDNVYVTSFTSSDAGGYYFNGCSFGIIPKK; this comes from the coding sequence atgaaaatattatattcattattattaatatcaagtataattttaaatactgtattaaatatttcatcaCAAGTATATGATCAACGTATTTTGGCATTAAAAGGAAAATGTTATttagattcaaataaaaatgcaTTGTATGATGAAGGTGAACCAGGATTTGGAAATGTTGAAATTTCTTTAGGAAATGCAACTGATTATAAGGGAAATAAATATCCAATACGTTATTCATCTGCTGATGGTACATTTATATATGATGGATTAACTCAACGTACAACTTATGAATTTACATTTACCAATCCAAAAGATTATTACTTTGAAACCTATGAAAAGACATTGGCTTGTCCACCAGGTGTACCATGTATTCGTCCAACGGTTTCAGCTGATAATTTGGCAGCAGATCTTTTAGTTGCAAATACCTTTGCCTATAACATTCCATTGATTAAACAAGTTGGTGTTTCATCAGGCTCATCTATACTTACAGTTAGAATTAGTGTTGATTTGGGTTATGTTGAGCAAACTCAACCACCAACTCAACCACCTACTCAACCACCTACTCAACCACCAACACCTCCACCATTTACTGGTAGTGCCGTCGctggtttattatttaccgATATCAATGGTAATGGAATTTTTGATGGAAGAGATGTTTGGACATCAAATGTATCGGTTGGattatataatttcaatGATAAAACCAGAGCACTCGATGTAAATGGTAATGTTATTTCATCAATTACTACCGATGCTAATGGTAGATATGCATTTGAAAATGTTGCCAATGGTGTTTATTGTTTATGGATGGAAGGTACAAAATATTTCAATCCAGGTTGCGTTGGTAGAATTGAAATCAACTCTGCAACAATGCCAAAATCAGTTGCATCAGATGGTGTTCAATCACCAACCATTTTAAGAGCTGGTTCATTTAGTCTTTTCCTTACTGGTAATTCTGGATATGGTGGTTATGCATACAATGACATAGACCTCAATGGATATTTGAGTAGTAGAGATCAAGGTATCGCTGGTATTATTGTCAAGATTTACCTACCAGTTTATAATTTCCTCTTTGGAACCGTTACAACCGATTCAAATGGTAGATGGTCATTCAGTGGTTTACAACCAGGTTTCCCAGTTAGAATTGAGTTTGTAATTCCAAATGATTTCACTTCAACTGGTGCAAATTTGGTAAATTTCGTAACAGTTGGTCAATCTATTGACTTAAGCATTGGTTTGATTCCAAAATCTTTAACTGGTGTAAATGCAGGTCCAAGTAATCCAAAATCATTTGTTACCACCTGTTTTGTTAAAGGTTCATACAATGGTAAATATAAAGATGAGCCAACAGTTGTTGAAATTAACAAAGATGCACAAGGTAAAGCATATGCTCAACAATCAGCTGACTATATGAAGGTATTGGCAAGTCATAAAGATACCGGTTCAGTTCATGGTGTTGCTTTTAATCCAGATAATGGTGATAAGTTTGTATCATCTTATCATAAGACAAACTCTGATTTTGGTCCATCAGGTAGTTGTGCAATTTATAAACTTTCAAGTGGTATCATTACAACACATGTTAACTTTAATGATGTATTTGGTAAATCCTATTGTGGTGGTTATGCACATTACTTTGATTTCCGTGAAATATCAACTGCTGGTCCATTAGTTGGTAAAGCAAGTCTTGGTCAAATGACCTATTACAACAAGAAACTCTATGTAACCAATCTTGGAAAGAATGAAATTTTGGTTGTAccaatttatcaaaatcCAAATGCAACCAATGTTGAAAGAATTCCAGTTGCAAATCCAGGTTGTAGTAGTGGTGATGATTGGCACATTTTCCCAGTTACAGTATTCCAAGGCGAGCTATTCACAGGTGGTGTTTGTTCTGGTGAAAAAGGTAGTAGATTATCAACCTATATTCTAAAGTATAATCCAAATagtaaatcattttcaactgTTCTCTTCTATACACTCGGTTATGCAAGAGGTTGTCGTTATCTTGATTCATTTGGAAGTTGTGTATCAAGTGTTTGGCAAAAATGGTCAAATAATGATTCTCCTCAAGCATTGTTATCAACTATTATTTTCGATGTTAGTGGTCATCTCATTATGGCATACAAAGATCGTTCAGGTGATATTTCAGCAGTTGTTTCAGCACCAGAACTTTTGATTGCATGTTTAGGTACTGATGGTCTTTTCTATTTGGAGAGTGGAGGTAAATGTGGTAGTCTTGTTGGTGCCGGAGTTGATCAAAAATCACTCACTGGTCTTAGATATGGTCCAGGTAATGGTAATTTCTTTGATAATCATAAAACAGGTCTTCATGACTATACCAATGCTTTTGGTGCAACTAAAGGTGGTCGTGATATTATTGTTACAACTGGTTTCGATTACTATGAAGCATTTGAAGGTTCAATTCGTTGGTATAATGCAACCTCTGGTAAACAACTAAAAGGTTACTCTTTATATATAACCTCTTCAAATGGTCGTACCCCATCTCCAACCTTTGGTAAACAAAATGGTCTTGGTGATATTACTTCAGTGTATGATTCTTCTCTTCCACAATATCGTGTTGGTAGAGTTTGGCTTGATataaatggtaatggtattCAAGATGCTGGTGAACCTGGTATTTCAGGAATCACAGTATTCTTAATCTATGGTCAACAATCAACTCCAACAAGTCAAACTGTATCCGATTCAAATGGTTATTTCAAATTTGAAGTTGATTTCagttcaaattattattgtgtaATTCCTGTTGCATTCTTCCAAGCTGGTTCTTCCATTACAATGAGAAATGCTGATCCAACTCATCCAAATACAAATAGTGATGCTTTCTTATCAACTGTTGATAATGTTTATGTCACTTCTTTTACTTCTTCTGATGCTGgtggttattattttaatggtTGTTCATTTGGTattattccaaaaaaataa